CTGGGATTTGGAGTTATGGGATTTGTTGGATCGCTTTTTGGGTCTATTAAATTCAATTCGCGTAACTCTGAGGAAATTTGTGGCCCTTCTGATCCTTCTGTAGCAACTAACTTTGGAGTGGTGACTACTCCCACCGTCAGCGACGATTATCAAAATTCGATTGGAGCTGGTGGGAGTTTACGGGGTACGAATACTTATGGAAGTATGGCTCATCCACCTTTTTTTATTAAAGAGGAATACACCGAAAGGTTTTACTATCCACCTAACTATAGAAACACGAATCAGAAAGTAAAAGATTTTAATTTAAATCTTTTTCCCTTGAGTATGAATATTGCTCATAAGATAAACTATCCCGCATGGACCTTTGATGGGCTCGTTCCTGGTCCGGTTCTTCGGGCTAATTTGGGAGACACTCTTCGCATCCACGTCAAAAATTCTAGTCCGGATCCTCATTCTTTGCACTTTCATGGAACCCATGACCCGTTGGAAGATGGATGGGAGCCGATTCCGGCCTTCGGAGAAAGAACTTATCAGATTGAAGCAGGTCCTATTGGACTTCATCCTTACCATTGCCATGTTCCACCACTCATGCTACATACCGCCAAAGGGTTGTATGGTGCTTTGCTTGTAGATCCACCTACCAAAAGAAAACCTGCTCATGAATTTGTTCTCACATTTTCGGGATGGGATACCAAAGGAAAGGGTAAAAACGATTACTATACATGGAATGGAATAGCTGGAATTTATGATCGTTATCCTATGAAAGTTCCCGTAGGAGAAAGGGTTCGATTCTACATTCAAAATATGATGGAAAGAGAACCAATCATTACCTTCCACTTACATGCTCAAACCTTTGATATCATTCGAAGTTTGGGAAGTATCGTTCCCGATGGACATTCTGATGTTGTGACGATTGGCCAAACAGAACGAGTTGTGATTGAGTTTGTGCTTAAGAAAAAAGGTCGGTATATGTTCCATCCGCACCAAACTCATATGGCTGAAAATGGAGGAATGGGTTGGATCGTAGCCGTATAACGCTCGTATGTGTATTATTAGTCTTTAGTTTTTTTTCTTTTTGTAAATCGAAAGAAGATACAATCAAAGAAGAGTGGAAACATCTTTCCTTTGTAAAACCTGATGGAAATTTGCTCGAACCAAAGTTTTGGTCTGAAAAAAAATCAGTTTTATACTTTGGATTTTCCCATTGTCCGGATATGTGTCCGTTAGCGTTGACCAATTTTGGTAGGGCCTCATTGATACTCGGGGAAAAGTCGAATCGGTTTCGATTTATTTTTGTGACACTGGATCCTGAGAGGGATTCTCCTACGACTTTGAAAAACTATATACAGAATTTTCCTGGAAAGAATTTAACAGCACTTTCTCCCAATGCAGAGTCTCTAAGCAAACTTACGGATCTATTTGGAATTGTCAGAGAAAAAGTGGGTGAAGGGAAAACCTATAGAATTGATCATTCTAATTTTATTTATGTATTGGATGAAGATCTTAATACGCTCGCAAATTTTCCTGGCGGAGTTTCTGCAAATGCTCTGGCAACAAAACTTAGAGAACTTGCGGAACTCTAGAAGTGAGTATAATTTCGATTTCTGTTCTCGCACCTTCAGGATAATTTCTAGTCACTTCGAAACTAAACTCGGAATAAAGATTTTTTAATCGTTCTTTTATATTTCCTAAAGATCGTTCTAATAGTTTTCCTTTATCGGAAAGTAAGTCGTCTGGAATACCAATCCCATTGTCGTAGACAACAAAACTAAAAACAGAATCACGTATCATTTTTGCATGAATGAATAATTGGAACTGTTCGTCCGCCGACCCACGAAATCCATGTTTAAAAGAATTTTCTATGATGGGTTGAAGGAGGAGTGGTGGTAGTATGACCGAAGAAAAGTCGCCAGATTTTTTAAAATCAATTTGGATTGTATCGTAAAACCTAAGTTTTTGTAGATGGAGATAATCCTCTAAAAAATTCCATTCTTCTTCGAAGGGAATCCAATCTCTATCAGTTCTGTCTGAAATGAATCTATAATTATTTGCAAGACTCAAAATAGCATCGCCAATTAACTCTGGTTTAATTTTATGCAGAGCGTGGATAGTATTTAGAGAATTGAATAAATAGTGTGGACTCATCTTTGTTTGTAAGGTTTTGAGTTGGCTTTCTTTCAGCGACTTTTCTGCTTTTAATAAATCTTCTTTGTACAATTGTGCCTTTTGCCGGTTTGCGAATATCGTACGCTCTAAAGCAAAACCTTGAGAGATTACGCCAAATAAAACACCCCAAAGAACGACTTTGTTTGTGGAGTTATCATTTGATTTGATTGCTAGGAAAATTTCTAAAATTACAAGGAAGAGTGTGACACTAAAACCTATAAAATGTCCAAACGCATCAGGGTTTCCTTTTTTCCAAGCTTCATAGGTAATATAAATTGGTCCAAGTATATTGAAGAGGTTGAATAGGATAAAAAAACTTCTGCTACTGATAAGTAGCGTATGTGATACATCAAAGAATGGAAGGGAAAAAACTAAAATGGTAGTCAACGTACAAATCAATACATCTATATAAATTAATATATCGAGAACTCTATAACTTCCACTCCCAAAAAGGCGACGAACGCCTGATAACATAGGGATAAAAACAAAGTTAGATGATATCGTCGTTAGTATAAATAAAGTTTCCGAATTGGTAAATAAATAACGAATGAATACATTGGATGTAAGTCCTAACAATCCAAAACATAAGGAAAATGCCGAAAAATCTAAGAGGATATTGTATTGCTTTTTGTATTCAATAAAATAAACAAGAGCACAAATGATTCCGATCATCAAAAAGAAGGAATGAAAGAAAATGGGAGTCAGGTTTTTTAATGCGACCTCACGGTACAAGGCTATTTGTTTTCCGACTAAATTTTCGACTATCGAGATTATAAAGAGAATCCCTCTTTTGTGATATAATCTTAAGTAGTAGTATTCTGAAGTATCGTTGGGAATTTTAATCCATGCAAACTTTGATTGGAATATGTTAGGTAACTTTTCCTGTTCCAAAAAATTCCCGTATTTAAATATAGAATCACCGTATTCGTTAAATATTTCTAGATTTAACCCACCATGTTCTAATAAAAAAAATAAATCTTCGTTTTCTTTGTGATTCGGAAAGGCTTTAGAACGTAACCAGATGAATTCTGAATCTGTGATTCGTTGGAGTTCTGTATCATTGATCCAACCCGAAGTTGATTCCCAATATACTTTGTGCATTTTTTGAAAATCAATTTTGCCATTATCATCTGTCGGTATGTCACCAACAAAGTATTCTGTATTTTCTGTTAGATAGTATTCGGAGATTGAACTGTCAGCTGGTTTTAAAATGGAATAAGCATACGAAGTTAATGAAACTGTTATGACGAGAGAGAGGAGGCAGATGGATAGAGTTGGCCTTTCTAAAAATCTGCTCCAATAGGTTTCCATTGAATTGATGTTAGTCTTCTAACGAAAACAAAATAGGTAATCTATGTGCCATTTTTTTAGGATGTCCCTGCACATAACCTGGACTAAACCGAACTCGTTTGATGAGTTTCATGGCAGCTTCTTCAAATCCATATCCAGCTCGACCGGAAACAATTTTTGCCGATTGTAAACTCCCGTCTTCATTTACTTGCACAAGTAAAACAACTTGTTTTTCAACAATATTGGCAGCCTTTGCTTGCGGAGGAAAGTATTCTTTTAAATCAAAGTCAATGATCGCTGTGGGCATTTTGTCTCCGTTAAAAGAGAAAAGATATCCGTCCTTATCTGTACCATTGCCTGAAAGTTGGTTTGGGTTGATGTCAGAGTTGTCAGGTTCATCGGCTTTGTCTTTGTTACTTCCTTCTACCCATTCTTGTTTTTCTATCGGTGCGGGAGAAGAAGTACCACCAATAAGCTCAGGAGGGATTTCTTCAAAACTGACATCCACATCTTCGAAGTTTGATTCTTCGATCACCTCATCACCATGCAGTTGACTAATCTTATAACCAGCGTAAGTAGCGGTATGGACAAACAAACTCCCAATCAAACAAATGTGGAACAAACGTTCTTTGTTTTGTTTAATCGATTTTTTGAATGATACCAATAATTCCGCAAGGCGATTCATTTTTTTACACTGAGGGCAATTTTAGTAACACCCGCTTTTCGGATGATTCCCATCAGCTCCGTAATTTTTCCATAAGGAAGACTTTCGTCTGCAGAAAGCGTCAAACGCATATTAGGTCTAATCTTTGCTTCTCTTTCTAGATTTCGCACTAGACCAGAAATGTCTGTATCTTTCCCTTCCAAAAGAATGGCACCTGTTTTGGTAATTGCTACTTGCACTGATTCTGCAACATTCGGATCAGCTGCCTGTACTTTGGGTAAATTGATATTTAAACTTTCTTTTTTTAGGAAGTTTGCCGTTACCATAAAAATTACTAAAAGAACTAAAATCACATCCACCATGGGGGTGATGTTAATACTTCCGATTTCTTCGTCTTGAGAACCTGATGCTCCAGCCATAATTATACCTTTGTCTTATTCATTTGATAAGAGAGTAGTTCTTTTTTGAGGATTTCCATATTCTGTAAAATGACTTTAGATTTTCTAGAAAAATAATTGTTTGCCATAACCACAGGAATTGCAACTGCAAGACCCGCTGCCGTTGCAAGTAGAGCTGTTGAGATGGACCGCATGACTACTTCCGCACCCGAACTTCCCAATGTCCCTAAACCATAAAATGCTTTGATGACGCCAAGAACCGTTCCTAGTAGTCCAATAAACGGAGCATTGTTTCCTAAAGTATTTAAGATAGGTAAACGTTTCTCCAACTCCAATTTCTCTGATAGTATCTGGCCATCTAAACTTTCATCCAGACCCTTTCTTCCTAATTTCAATTGTTTGAGAGCAAATTGCACAAATCTTGTATAAATGGATTCTTCGCCTGCATCTGTTTTCCAATGGATTTCAGGTTCTTCTTGTAAGGATGTTCTAACTTCGTTTAAGTAATCTTCGTTTTTTTTACCTAAAGTTTTTTTATAATAAATTAACCTTTCCGCAAAAACTGCCAATGCGATCACACTCGCTACTGCCATTGCAATAAAGATTAATTCTTCGCCTATTTCTACATACTCTTGCATACTATTCTCCGTTTTGAATGTTATTAAATAATAAATATAATGGAATTTGGTCTGCACTTATCTGATTGTTAGTCGATGCAAAACAAGATCGCAAACATGAAATTGCCGTACTAGAAGTTAGACTGGATTCTATTAGTGCTGGGATTGTCGATTGAGCACAAAGCCCTGAATTGGTTTTTGATTTCCAATCAGTTACTTGGCAATTGAAGGCACAGGTTTGTGCAATACCCGACATATTTTTATAAGCAGAATTTGAAATCAATCCTTGGCAAGTCAATGTTTTTGCATTGGATGTAGTTTCAGTAAACGGTGCGCCAACCGTTTGAGCATAAGCTTTGAAACATAGATCTTTATTTGTAATCATCGACTCACATGTCTCTTGTGGAGCATTCTGAGTGAGAAGATATTGTAGTAGTACTGTCTCTTTGTAGGAATCTTCAAATTTTTTAGATTCAGTACAGGAGAGAGTTATTGTGAGACAAAGGAGAAAGATCCAATACTTCATTAGAAATGTACC
Above is a window of Leptospira wolbachii serovar Codice str. CDC DNA encoding:
- a CDS encoding ExbD/TolR family protein, translating into MAGASGSQDEEIGSINITPMVDVILVLLVIFMVTANFLKKESLNINLPKVQAADPNVAESVQVAITKTGAILLEGKDTDISGLVRNLEREAKIRPNMRLTLSADESLPYGKITELMGIIRKAGVTKIALSVKK
- a CDS encoding sensor histidine kinase, translated to METYWSRFLERPTLSICLLSLVITVSLTSYAYSILKPADSSISEYYLTENTEYFVGDIPTDDNGKIDFQKMHKVYWESTSGWINDTELQRITDSEFIWLRSKAFPNHKENEDLFFLLEHGGLNLEIFNEYGDSIFKYGNFLEQEKLPNIFQSKFAWIKIPNDTSEYYYLRLYHKRGILFIISIVENLVGKQIALYREVALKNLTPIFFHSFFLMIGIICALVYFIEYKKQYNILLDFSAFSLCFGLLGLTSNVFIRYLFTNSETLFILTTISSNFVFIPMLSGVRRLFGSGSYRVLDILIYIDVLICTLTTILVFSLPFFDVSHTLLISSRSFFILFNLFNILGPIYITYEAWKKGNPDAFGHFIGFSVTLFLVILEIFLAIKSNDNSTNKVVLWGVLFGVISQGFALERTIFANRQKAQLYKEDLLKAEKSLKESQLKTLQTKMSPHYLFNSLNTIHALHKIKPELIGDAILSLANNYRFISDRTDRDWIPFEEEWNFLEDYLHLQKLRFYDTIQIDFKKSGDFSSVILPPLLLQPIIENSFKHGFRGSADEQFQLFIHAKMIRDSVFSFVVYDNGIGIPDDLLSDKGKLLERSLGNIKERLKNLYSEFSFEVTRNYPEGARTEIEIILTSRVPQVL
- a CDS encoding multicopper oxidase domain-containing protein, whose amino-acid sequence is MDRKSFLTTLGFGVMGFVGSLFGSIKFNSRNSEEICGPSDPSVATNFGVVTTPTVSDDYQNSIGAGGSLRGTNTYGSMAHPPFFIKEEYTERFYYPPNYRNTNQKVKDFNLNLFPLSMNIAHKINYPAWTFDGLVPGPVLRANLGDTLRIHVKNSSPDPHSLHFHGTHDPLEDGWEPIPAFGERTYQIEAGPIGLHPYHCHVPPLMLHTAKGLYGALLVDPPTKRKPAHEFVLTFSGWDTKGKGKNDYYTWNGIAGIYDRYPMKVPVGERVRFYIQNMMEREPIITFHLHAQTFDIIRSLGSIVPDGHSDVVTIGQTERVVIEFVLKKKGRYMFHPHQTHMAENGGMGWIVAV
- a CDS encoding SCO family protein, producing MDRSRITLVCVLLVFSFFSFCKSKEDTIKEEWKHLSFVKPDGNLLEPKFWSEKKSVLYFGFSHCPDMCPLALTNFGRASLILGEKSNRFRFIFVTLDPERDSPTTLKNYIQNFPGKNLTALSPNAESLSKLTDLFGIVREKVGEGKTYRIDHSNFIYVLDEDLNTLANFPGGVSANALATKLRELAEL
- a CDS encoding MotA/TolQ/ExbB proton channel family protein gives rise to the protein MQEYVEIGEELIFIAMAVASVIALAVFAERLIYYKKTLGKKNEDYLNEVRTSLQEEPEIHWKTDAGEESIYTRFVQFALKQLKLGRKGLDESLDGQILSEKLELEKRLPILNTLGNNAPFIGLLGTVLGVIKAFYGLGTLGSSGAEVVMRSISTALLATAAGLAVAIPVVMANNYFSRKSKVILQNMEILKKELLSYQMNKTKV
- a CDS encoding energy transducer TonB; the encoded protein is MNRLAELLVSFKKSIKQNKERLFHICLIGSLFVHTATYAGYKISQLHGDEVIEESNFEDVDVSFEEIPPELIGGTSSPAPIEKQEWVEGSNKDKADEPDNSDINPNQLSGNGTDKDGYLFSFNGDKMPTAIIDFDLKEYFPPQAKAANIVEKQVVLLVQVNEDGSLQSAKIVSGRAGYGFEEAAMKLIKRVRFSPGYVQGHPKKMAHRLPILFSLED